A genomic window from Pseudomonas argentinensis includes:
- a CDS encoding MFS transporter, with the protein MSVHGQLLLRHHTPFIRFWLARVFTASGFQMLTVAIGWQMYSLTGNVLDLGLVGLVEFLPKILFILLTGHVADRFDRRKVAALCQCGQAIVAITLLLGSSTGSLTREMIFVIAFMMGTARAFEMPTTQALLPNIVPPGLFPAAVAASSSAMQTATIVSPALGGVLYAVAPAWVYGPALALYLIAIGMMLSLPSQQKPLKQKISVESLLAGFRFIRSRPEVFGAISMDMFAVLLGGATALLPVFAKDILLTGPWGLGLLRSAPAVGALLMSIYLARHPIERRVGPVILGSVAIFGVATIGFGLSTSLWFSLATLVLLGAADMVSMVIRGAFVQLQTPDDMRGRVGAVNSLFIGASNQLGDFRAGVSAAWFGTVPAVLIGGFGAIGISLLWIKLFPALSSRDRIRDPLVGDESV; encoded by the coding sequence ATGTCCGTTCATGGTCAGTTGCTACTGCGTCATCACACGCCTTTCATCCGCTTCTGGCTGGCACGGGTCTTCACCGCCAGCGGCTTCCAGATGCTCACCGTGGCCATCGGCTGGCAGATGTACAGCCTTACCGGCAACGTGCTCGACCTGGGCCTGGTCGGCCTGGTCGAATTCCTGCCCAAGATTCTCTTCATCCTGCTGACCGGCCATGTCGCCGACCGCTTCGACCGCCGCAAAGTCGCCGCCCTGTGCCAGTGTGGCCAGGCCATCGTCGCCATCACCCTGTTGCTCGGCAGCAGCACCGGCAGCCTGACCCGCGAGATGATCTTCGTCATCGCCTTCATGATGGGCACCGCCCGGGCGTTCGAAATGCCCACCACCCAGGCGCTGCTGCCCAATATCGTGCCGCCCGGCCTGTTCCCAGCCGCCGTGGCGGCCTCCAGTTCGGCGATGCAGACCGCGACCATCGTCTCCCCTGCCCTGGGCGGCGTGCTCTACGCCGTGGCGCCGGCCTGGGTGTATGGCCCGGCACTGGCGCTGTACCTGATCGCCATCGGCATGATGCTCAGCCTGCCCTCGCAGCAGAAGCCGCTGAAGCAGAAGATTTCCGTGGAATCGCTGCTGGCCGGCTTCCGCTTTATCCGCAGCCGCCCGGAAGTGTTTGGCGCCATCTCCATGGACATGTTCGCCGTGCTGCTCGGCGGCGCCACCGCCCTGCTGCCGGTGTTCGCCAAGGACATCCTGCTCACCGGCCCCTGGGGCCTGGGCCTGCTGCGCTCGGCGCCGGCGGTGGGCGCCCTGCTGATGTCGATCTACCTGGCGCGCCACCCCATCGAGCGGCGGGTCGGCCCGGTGATTCTCGGCTCGGTGGCGATCTTCGGCGTGGCGACCATCGGCTTCGGCCTGTCCACCTCGCTGTGGTTCAGCCTGGCGACCCTGGTGCTGCTCGGCGCCGCCGACATGGTCAGCATGGTGATCCGTGGGGCTTTCGTGCAATTGCAGACGCCCGATGACATGCGCGGCCGGGTGGGTGCAGTGAACAGCCTGTTTATCGGCGCCTCCAACCAGCTCGGCGACTTCCGCGCCGGGGTCAGCGCCGCCTGGTTCGGCACCGTGCCGGCCGTGCTGATCGGCGGTTTCGGCGCCATCGGCATCAGCCTGCTGTGGATCAAGCTGTTCCCGGCGCTGTCGAGCCGGGATCGGATTCGTGATCCGTTGGTGGGGGATGAGTCTGTTTGA